A single window of Flavobacterium sp. 140616W15 DNA harbors:
- the cysM gene encoding cysteine synthase CysM — protein sequence MNTHTLVNLIGNTPLMETVNLVKNKNVKLLLKLEGNNPGGSVKDRAAYNMIFSALERGDIKKGDKLIEPTSGNTGIALAMIAQLMGINIELILPEDSTKERVQTMRAYGATVILTPASEGIIGSRDYAERKVAEGGYIMLNQFANEDNWKAHYKTTGPEIWKDTDGQITHFVSAMGTTGTIIGTSTYLKEKNNTIQIIGAQPSDGSQIPGIRKWPKEYLPKIFDAKKVDTVIDISEQEAREMTKRLALEEGIFAGMSSGGSVAVALKIANQLESGVIVAIICDRGDRYLSSDLFD from the coding sequence ATGAACACTCATACATTAGTAAACCTGATAGGAAACACTCCTTTGATGGAAACAGTGAACTTAGTAAAGAACAAAAACGTAAAACTTTTATTAAAACTTGAAGGAAACAATCCTGGTGGTAGCGTAAAAGATAGAGCGGCATACAATATGATTTTTTCAGCTCTAGAAAGAGGCGATATCAAAAAAGGCGATAAGCTTATTGAGCCTACAAGTGGTAATACAGGAATCGCTTTAGCTATGATTGCACAATTAATGGGCATCAACATCGAATTAATACTTCCTGAAGACTCTACAAAAGAACGTGTACAAACCATGCGTGCCTATGGCGCTACCGTTATTTTGACACCTGCTAGCGAAGGAATAATTGGCTCAAGAGATTATGCAGAAAGAAAAGTTGCCGAAGGTGGTTACATCATGCTTAATCAATTTGCAAACGAAGACAATTGGAAAGCACATTACAAAACTACCGGTCCTGAAATATGGAAAGATACTGATGGACAAATAACTCATTTTGTTTCTGCAATGGGAACCACAGGAACTATTATTGGTACATCGACTTATCTTAAAGAAAAAAACAATACTATTCAAATAATAGGAGCGCAACCTAGCGATGGTTCACAAATTCCTGGAATCAGAAAATGGCCTAAAGAATATTTACCAAAAATATTTGATGCAAAAAAAGTAGATACAGTTATTGATATAAGCGAACAAGAAGCACGCGAAATGACCAAACGATTAGCCTTAGAAGAAGGCATTTTTGCAGGAATGAGTAGCGGAGGCTCAGTAGCTGTAGCTTTAAAAATTGCGAATCAACTAGAATCTGGCGTAATTGTAGCTATAATTTGTGATCGAGGAGACCGATATTTATCTTCTGATTTATTTGATTAA
- the rlmD gene encoding 23S rRNA (uracil(1939)-C(5))-methyltransferase RlmD, translating to MGRKNTDKVVFHQIQVLDAGAKGVSVAKAPDGKVIFIPNVVPGDVVDVQTFKKRKAYYEGKAVKFHELSEHRIEPICDHFGVCGGCKWQNMKYSQQLYYKQNEVKNHLQRIGKIELPEFEAILGSEKQFFYRNKMEFSFSNSRWLTEKEIESTEDLGNRNALGFHIPKMWDKILDITKCHLQEDPSNAIRNEIRAFANEHNLAFFNPREHSGLLRTFMIRTASTGEIMVLIQFFEEDKANRELLLDHLYEKFPQITSLQYVVNGKANDTIYDQDVKLYKGRDYILEEMEGLKFSINAKSFYQTNSDQAYELYKITRDFAGLSGHETVYDLYTGTGTIAQFVSKKAKKVIGVESVPEAIIDAKANAERNNITNCEFFVGDMKVVFNESFIATHGKPDVIITDPPRDGMHKDVIEQIMKIAPQKVVYVSCNSATQARDLALMDEKYKVTRVRPVDMFPQTHHVENVVLLELR from the coding sequence ATGGGAAGAAAAAATACAGACAAAGTTGTCTTTCATCAAATACAAGTCCTTGATGCTGGAGCAAAAGGCGTATCGGTAGCAAAAGCTCCCGACGGAAAAGTAATATTTATCCCGAACGTAGTCCCGGGAGATGTGGTAGATGTGCAAACTTTCAAGAAACGCAAAGCGTATTATGAAGGAAAAGCAGTTAAATTTCATGAATTATCAGAACATCGCATAGAACCAATTTGTGATCATTTTGGTGTTTGTGGAGGATGCAAATGGCAAAACATGAAATACAGCCAACAGTTGTATTACAAACAAAATGAAGTTAAAAACCATTTACAACGTATTGGTAAAATAGAACTTCCTGAATTTGAAGCTATTTTAGGTTCAGAAAAACAATTTTTCTACAGAAACAAAATGGAATTTTCATTTTCAAATAGCCGTTGGTTAACTGAAAAAGAAATAGAAAGTACTGAAGATTTAGGAAATCGTAATGCATTAGGTTTTCACATTCCAAAAATGTGGGATAAAATTCTAGACATCACTAAATGTCATCTGCAAGAAGACCCTTCAAATGCAATTAGAAACGAAATCAGAGCTTTTGCTAACGAACATAACCTAGCCTTCTTTAATCCAAGAGAACATTCTGGTTTATTAAGAACATTTATGATTCGTACTGCTTCAACTGGAGAAATCATGGTATTGATTCAATTCTTTGAAGAAGACAAAGCCAACAGAGAATTACTTTTGGATCATCTATACGAGAAATTTCCACAAATAACATCACTACAATATGTTGTAAACGGAAAAGCAAACGATACAATCTACGATCAAGATGTAAAGCTATATAAAGGCAGAGATTACATTTTGGAAGAAATGGAAGGTTTAAAGTTTAGCATAAATGCAAAATCATTCTACCAAACCAATTCTGATCAAGCATATGAACTATACAAAATAACTAGAGATTTTGCAGGACTTTCTGGTCATGAAACTGTTTATGATCTTTACACAGGAACTGGAACAATTGCACAATTTGTTTCTAAAAAAGCAAAAAAAGTAATTGGTGTAGAAAGTGTTCCTGAGGCAATTATAGATGCAAAAGCAAATGCCGAACGCAATAACATTACCAATTGTGAGTTTTTTGTTGGAGACATGAAAGTTGTATTCAACGAAAGTTTTATTGCTACCCATGGTAAACCAGATGTTATTATAACCGATCCGCCTCGTGATGGGATGCACAAAGACGTAATTGAACAAATTATGAAAATTGCACCTCAAAAAGTAGTTTACGTAAGTTGTAACTCGGCTACACAGGCTCGTGATTTAGCTTTAATGGATGAAAAATACAAAGTAACACGTGTACGTCCAGTAGATATGTTCCCACAAACACATCACGTAGAAAATGTTGTACTTTTGGAACTACGCTAG
- a CDS encoding glycosyltransferase: MKITNSKILVSVVIPVYNSERFISEAIESVLNQSLKEIELILVDDGSTDKSLMICEQFSQMNERVRLLEQKNSGVSNARNNGLKLANGEYIFFMDSDDTIDSEFLSTSYELAKKQDLDIVVIGEDCCKRLPNVYALPTMAQLLKHDFLLKHSDIRFPENIQPCEDGLFSHQLLALTTRVAGNPSGQYHYRHHENQNHKSINNAVGKVLVQIPRWFEILDDFYKKIIYIILILCI; this comes from the coding sequence ATGAAAATAACCAATTCAAAAATTTTAGTTTCTGTCGTTATACCAGTTTATAATTCAGAGAGATTCATTTCTGAAGCTATCGAAAGTGTTTTAAATCAAAGTTTAAAGGAAATTGAACTAATCCTTGTCGATGACGGTTCTACCGATAAATCATTGATGATTTGTGAGCAATTTTCACAAATGAACGAAAGAGTAAGATTGTTAGAGCAGAAAAACTCGGGAGTTTCAAATGCTAGAAACAATGGTTTGAAGTTGGCTAATGGGGAGTATATTTTTTTTATGGATTCTGACGATACAATTGATTCAGAATTCCTTAGTACTTCTTATGAATTAGCTAAAAAGCAAGATTTAGATATTGTCGTAATTGGAGAAGATTGCTGTAAGCGTTTGCCAAACGTTTATGCGCTGCCTACAATGGCACAATTACTCAAGCATGATTTTTTATTAAAGCATTCTGATATAAGATTTCCAGAGAATATACAACCCTGTGAAGATGGATTGTTTTCGCATCAATTACTTGCTTTAACCACAAGAGTTGCGGGAAATCCTAGTGGGCAATATCATTATAGACATCATGAAAATCAAAATCATAAATCTATTAATAATGCTGTAGGTAAGGTACTGGTACAAATTCCAAGATGGTTTGAAATTCTAGACGATTTTTATAAAAAAATAATTTATATAATTCTCATTCTTTGCATTTAG
- a CDS encoding DUF1003 domain-containing protein, with protein sequence MKTNGMFKSALSHIYYPESEKVSGKAIQSPILALIIADHPSFTREGYISVKELNVFREKYISNYLSAELGVLSNLEKNVMGSLADQKLLVSAVEDEVEVRSFGQKVADKVADFGGSWTFIILFIVFIILWISINIYILVNKGFDPYPFILLNLILSCVAALQAPVIMMSQNRQEEKDRDRAKKDYMINLKSELEIRMMHEKLDHLIMHQQQELIEIQKVQIEMINDILSRIKK encoded by the coding sequence ATGAAAACAAACGGAATGTTTAAAAGTGCTCTTTCTCATATTTATTATCCAGAAAGTGAAAAAGTTTCAGGAAAGGCTATTCAAAGTCCTATTTTGGCATTAATTATTGCCGATCATCCTTCATTTACAAGAGAAGGATATATTTCTGTAAAGGAATTAAATGTGTTTCGTGAAAAATACATTTCAAATTATTTATCCGCAGAGTTAGGAGTGCTTTCTAATCTTGAAAAAAATGTAATGGGATCTCTAGCGGATCAGAAATTATTAGTAAGTGCTGTTGAAGATGAAGTAGAGGTTAGAAGCTTTGGTCAAAAAGTAGCTGATAAAGTAGCTGATTTCGGTGGAAGCTGGACTTTTATAATACTATTTATCGTTTTTATAATACTTTGGATTTCTATCAATATTTACATTTTGGTAAATAAAGGTTTTGATCCCTATCCGTTTATTTTACTTAATTTGATTTTGTCATGTGTTGCAGCTTTGCAAGCTCCAGTAATTATGATGAGTCAAAATCGTCAGGAAGAAAAAGATAGAGATAGAGCAAAAAAAGATTATATGATTAATCTAAAATCAGAATTAGAAATAAGAATGATGCATGAAAAGTTAGATCATTTAATTATGCATCAGCAACAAGAATTAATCGAAATTCAGAAAGTTCAAATCGAAATGATAAATGATATTTTGAGTCGGATTAAGAAATAG
- a CDS encoding sensor histidine kinase KdpD, with protein MKKSYAFKFLFVAFIGIHIPLIGILFFVLYSNHSISANSILIFSLVMTLFATAVTLLIINQLIRPIVVASKALNEYRMNRKVSILPSQYEDEAGLLMRNIQESIEESESFINEKQDLIYMISHDLRNFAGNPQGLAKLIIEENPSDSVKNMAELICESTDLQFRYIENFIKLLKQQDEIAKSSSVDKLIQIALILPAVKEQVSQLLVHKNIKLVSDITVDEAVLKIDAELLIQVLVNLISNAIKFSYTGSEISLCIFKEEERIVFIVSDNGIGFDQTQIEEMFKKFTKMGKLGTANETSTGIGLYLCKKIIDKNGGKLSAISLGRNRGATFTIVFEKETIFNAASF; from the coding sequence TTGAAGAAAAGCTATGCGTTTAAATTTCTATTTGTCGCTTTTATAGGTATTCATATTCCGTTAATCGGGATTTTATTTTTTGTGCTTTACAGTAATCATTCAATTTCGGCTAATTCTATTTTGATTTTTTCTTTAGTGATGACTTTATTTGCTACTGCAGTTACGTTGTTGATTATTAATCAATTAATAAGGCCGATTGTTGTAGCATCAAAAGCCTTGAATGAGTATAGGATGAATCGCAAGGTGTCTATTTTGCCTTCTCAATACGAGGATGAAGCGGGGTTGTTAATGCGTAATATTCAGGAGTCTATCGAAGAGTCGGAGAGTTTTATCAACGAAAAACAAGATTTGATTTATATGATTTCTCATGATTTACGAAATTTTGCTGGAAACCCTCAAGGATTAGCAAAGTTAATTATAGAGGAAAATCCATCAGATTCGGTTAAGAACATGGCAGAATTAATTTGTGAATCAACAGATTTACAGTTTCGATATATAGAAAATTTCATTAAATTATTAAAACAACAAGATGAAATTGCTAAATCGAGTTCGGTAGATAAATTAATTCAGATAGCTCTAATTCTTCCTGCTGTAAAGGAACAAGTATCTCAGCTTTTAGTTCATAAAAATATTAAACTAGTTTCTGATATCACTGTTGATGAAGCTGTGCTTAAAATTGACGCTGAATTGTTAATTCAGGTTTTAGTTAACTTGATTAGTAATGCAATTAAATTTTCTTATACAGGAAGTGAAATCTCATTATGTATTTTTAAAGAAGAGGAAAGGATCGTTTTTATTGTTTCCGATAATGGAATTGGATTTGATCAAACTCAAATTGAAGAAATGTTTAAAAAATTTACTAAAATGGGTAAATTAGGAACTGCCAATGAAACCTCTACAGGTATTGGATTGTATTTGTGTAAAAAGATAATTGATAAAAACGGAGGGAAATTGAGCGCAATAAGTCTTGGTAGAAATAGAGGAGCTACTTTTACTATCGTTTTTGAAAAAGAGACAATTTTTAACGCAGCTTCTTTTTAA
- a CDS encoding L-threonylcarbamoyladenylate synthase, with protein MNEEIHNAYEVIKEGGIILYPTDTVWGIGCDATNPEAVAKIYKLKQRAETQSMICLMNGEKMMYNVFKDIPEVAWQILDLSEKPTTIILDKPRNVAPNIIASDNSLAIRIVKEPFCFKLLERMKKPLVSTSANISGQPTPIAFKDINPEIIKGVDYVVNLHRDRIAGKPSTIIKLTSDSQVKIIRK; from the coding sequence ATGAACGAAGAAATACACAACGCATACGAAGTCATTAAAGAAGGAGGAATCATTCTTTACCCAACTGATACTGTTTGGGGAATAGGTTGCGATGCAACAAACCCAGAAGCTGTTGCAAAAATATATAAACTGAAGCAAAGAGCCGAAACACAAAGTATGATTTGCCTAATGAATGGTGAAAAAATGATGTATAATGTATTCAAGGATATCCCTGAGGTAGCTTGGCAAATTTTAGATTTATCCGAAAAACCGACAACTATTATTTTAGATAAACCTCGAAATGTGGCACCAAATATCATTGCATCAGATAACTCTTTAGCAATTAGAATAGTAAAAGAGCCTTTTTGTTTTAAACTTTTAGAGCGAATGAAAAAGCCTTTAGTTTCTACTTCAGCTAATATTTCTGGACAACCAACTCCAATTGCTTTTAAGGATATTAATCCAGAAATTATTAAAGGAGTGGATTACGTAGTAAATTTACATCGCGATAGAATAGCAGGAAAACCATCTACAATTATTAAATTAACAAGTGACTCACAAGTAAAAATAATTCGCAAATAA
- the epsC gene encoding serine O-acetyltransferase EpsC, whose protein sequence is MTKNMIIQNINALKSHSSINYGIKTKTEDFTEKLFYTLFDSNAPLDKSINELEKCFKEIAIIACKKSEKSCESIWEQFLEKLPIVLEKLIQDATYILENDPASNSLEEVYLAYPGFYAISIYRLSHELYKLDLLLFSRLMSEYAHRITGTDIHAGATIASPFFIDHATGIVIGETTVIKKHVKIYQGVTLGALSITKEMKNAKRHPTVEENVCIYANATILGGETTIGKDSIIGGNAWITKSIPEKSIVTNTTTTEVKVKEKK, encoded by the coding sequence GTGACAAAAAATATGATTATTCAGAACATAAATGCTTTAAAGAGCCACTCTTCTATTAACTATGGAATCAAAACCAAAACAGAAGATTTTACAGAAAAGCTCTTTTACACTTTATTCGATTCTAATGCTCCATTAGATAAAAGTATCAATGAACTCGAAAAATGTTTTAAAGAAATAGCTATAATCGCCTGTAAAAAGTCAGAAAAATCATGTGAATCAATTTGGGAGCAATTTCTAGAAAAATTACCAATTGTTTTAGAAAAATTAATTCAAGATGCTACCTATATTTTAGAAAACGACCCAGCATCAAATAGCCTAGAAGAAGTATACCTAGCTTATCCTGGCTTTTACGCTATCTCCATATACCGATTAAGCCATGAATTATACAAATTGGACCTATTGCTCTTCTCAAGATTAATGAGTGAATATGCGCATCGTATTACAGGAACTGATATTCATGCAGGAGCAACTATTGCTTCTCCATTTTTTATAGATCACGCAACAGGAATTGTAATTGGAGAAACTACTGTTATAAAAAAACATGTAAAAATATATCAAGGAGTAACATTAGGCGCTTTAAGCATTACCAAAGAAATGAAAAATGCAAAAAGACATCCTACAGTTGAAGAGAATGTTTGCATCTATGCCAATGCTACAATTTTAGGAGGCGAAACTACAATTGGCAAAGACAGTATTATTGGAGGAAATGCATGGATCACTAAATCAATTCCAGAAAAATCGATTGTTACCAATACTACCACAACCGAAGTTAAAGTAAAAGAAAAGAAATAA
- a CDS encoding Smr/MutS family protein — MLNKGDKVSVLDEAINGVVLSVKNNEVTIETEDGFVMTFFVNELIKMHDSSNLMNSIKRINLSEVSKEKEEPKARSFVKERKDKREIPAPEFDLHIEKLVPNKRGMSNYDILTLQTETAKRHIEFAIRNRIPKIVFIHGVGEGILKAELDFLLGRYDGIDFQDANYQKYGLGATEVYFKQNTK, encoded by the coding sequence ATGTTGAATAAAGGAGATAAGGTTTCGGTTCTGGATGAAGCTATAAATGGAGTAGTGTTATCGGTTAAAAATAACGAGGTAACTATAGAAACAGAAGATGGGTTTGTGATGACATTTTTTGTCAATGAATTAATTAAAATGCATGATTCCAGTAATTTAATGAATTCTATTAAAAGAATTAATTTAAGTGAGGTTTCAAAAGAGAAAGAAGAACCAAAAGCAAGGAGTTTTGTAAAAGAACGCAAGGATAAACGTGAAATTCCAGCACCAGAATTTGATTTGCATATCGAGAAATTAGTACCAAATAAACGCGGGATGTCTAATTATGATATTTTGACTTTACAGACAGAAACTGCAAAGCGACATATCGAATTTGCGATTAGAAATCGCATTCCTAAAATTGTTTTTATTCATGGTGTTGGTGAAGGAATTTTGAAAGCTGAGCTTGATTTTTTATTGGGGCGTTATGATGGAATTGATTTTCAAGATGCCAATTATCAAAAATATGGTTTAGGCGCAACCGAGGTTTATTTTAAACAAAATACCAAATAA
- a CDS encoding DUF2752 domain-containing protein, translating to MLPCLSKTLFGIECLGCGFQRALFLLFQGDFKAAFEMYPALYTTLLFLGIVALYFFDKSRNYKKTLWFFGILNSLIMVLSYAYKHYY from the coding sequence ATGCTGCCTTGCCTAAGTAAAACCCTCTTCGGAATAGAGTGTTTAGGATGTGGATTTCAACGTGCTTTATTCTTACTTTTTCAAGGTGATTTTAAAGCTGCTTTTGAAATGTATCCAGCGCTATATACTACCCTTTTATTTTTAGGAATTGTTGCTTTATATTTTTTTGATAAAAGCCGGAATTACAAAAAAACACTTTGGTTTTTCGGTATCCTTAATAGTCTAATTATGGTATTGAGCTATGCATACAAACACTATTACTAA
- a CDS encoding cysteine desulfurase family protein produces MKKVYLDNASTTAIRPEVIQEMTKVMIEDYGNASSPHSFGRNAKTILELSRKSIAKQLNCSAQEIIFTSGGTEANNWILRSAVKDLKIERIITTKIEHHAILHTALVLESEYNITIDYVNINSDGSIDLTHLSNLLSEEKKTIVSLMHVNNEIGVVLDLNRVSVICKQYDVLFHSDTVQSVGKTKIDLQSCPLDFIVASAHKFHGPKGIGFAFVRKNSGLQPLLFGGEQEKGLRAGTEAVHQIAGMAKALTLSYENLDSEKEYITGLKMYLVNQLEIEFPDFRVNGNKDDFYTILNVILPFSSDKTAMLLFSLDMKGIAVSRGSACQSGSVRPSHVLKEMLSEADLKLPNLRISLSHYNTKEDIDWLIESLKLIDN; encoded by the coding sequence ATGAAAAAAGTATATCTCGATAACGCCTCTACAACTGCCATACGACCAGAAGTCATTCAGGAGATGACCAAAGTAATGATTGAAGATTATGGTAATGCATCCTCTCCACATAGTTTTGGACGAAATGCCAAGACAATTTTAGAACTTTCAAGAAAAAGTATAGCTAAGCAATTAAATTGCTCGGCACAAGAAATTATTTTTACTTCTGGTGGTACCGAAGCTAATAATTGGATACTTCGTTCGGCTGTAAAAGACTTGAAAATCGAGCGAATAATAACTACTAAAATTGAGCATCATGCTATTTTGCATACCGCTTTGGTGTTAGAATCGGAATATAATATTACAATTGATTATGTAAATATTAACTCTGATGGATCGATTGACTTAACTCATTTGTCAAATTTGTTATCAGAAGAGAAGAAGACTATTGTAAGTTTGATGCATGTTAATAATGAAATAGGGGTTGTTTTAGATTTAAACAGAGTTAGTGTCATATGTAAGCAATATGATGTGTTGTTTCATTCGGATACGGTACAATCTGTGGGTAAAACAAAAATAGATTTACAAAGTTGTCCTTTGGATTTTATTGTTGCAAGTGCGCATAAGTTTCATGGCCCAAAAGGAATTGGTTTTGCTTTTGTTCGAAAAAACTCAGGATTGCAACCATTGCTTTTTGGCGGTGAGCAAGAAAAAGGATTGCGTGCAGGAACTGAAGCGGTACATCAAATTGCAGGTATGGCAAAAGCTTTGACGCTTTCGTATGAAAATTTAGATAGCGAAAAAGAATATATTACAGGATTAAAAATGTATTTGGTTAATCAGCTAGAAATTGAATTTCCAGACTTCAGAGTTAATGGAAATAAAGATGATTTCTATACAATTCTGAATGTAATATTACCCTTTTCCTCAGATAAAACGGCAATGTTACTATTTAGTTTAGATATGAAGGGAATAGCAGTTTCTAGAGGAAGCGCTTGTCAATCAGGAAGTGTACGCCCATCACATGTATTAAAAGAAATGCTATCGGAAGCTGATTTGAAACTTCCGAATTTGCGAATTTCTTTAAGTCATTACAATACCAAAGAGGACATTGATTGGTTAATTGAAAGCTTGAAGCTAATTGATAATTAA